The nucleotide sequence CACAATCTTTACAAACCCCAATAAGTACACAATTCACACTTTCCACTTCATAGCCCTTAGCTATGGTGAAATTTACGGGAAGGGGCAAGCATTCTATGGTCTCGCAATTTTTGCAGCGAAAATGAAAATGGTGCAAGGGTTTTTCGTTCTCGTCGCACTTTAAACACAGGGCGAAATATTGCTTCCCGTCGTCGGCTACTACTCTATGTAAAACCCCGTCCTCACAAAAGCGGTTCAGCACCCTGTAAATTGTAGCTCTGTCAATGGCGACATCTATTTTCTTCGCAATGGCATCAGGACTC is from Zobellia galactanivorans and encodes:
- a CDS encoding Fur family transcriptional regulator, coding for MKRRNTPTKEAVLSVLSSSTKAMSPDAIAKKIDVAIDRATIYRVLNRFCEDGVLHRVVADDGKQYFALCLKCDENEKPLHHFHFRCKNCETIECLPLPVNFTIAKGYEVESVNCVLIGVCKDCA